GCCTGTTCGCCGTTGACGCGCGCGAATTCCGCCAGCGCCGCGCGTTTGGCGAGCAGGCGCGCCTGCGGATCCGGCGGCGGGGCGGCGGTTTCCTTCAGGAGGTTTTCGTATGAGTTGGGTTTCATGGGCTGCCGCTATCTATTGCTGCCTTGGCGCGCTTCACTCTTGCTCATATGTTTGCGGATCGTGTGAAGCCGCCAGGAAATCGTGGATTCCGAAACTCCGAGCACGACGCCCGCTTCCGCGTGGCTCATGCCCTCCGCGTGCACCAGCAACGCGGTTTCCTTCATGCCTTCGCCGAGCTCTCCCAGCTGCTCGAGCAACTGCGTGAGATAGATGCGGTCTTCAGCCGGCGAGAGCTCACCCGCGTGTTCGACCTCGGGCATCTCGTCGTGAGCGTGACGCGCCTGG
This sequence is a window from Pseudomonadota bacterium. Protein-coding genes within it:
- a CDS encoding RNA polymerase sigma factor; translation: MDDQALIRKAQGGDANSFAELLDLHYDTIYRFAWKWCGHKANAEDIAQLACIKLASSLRQFRFQSAFTSWLYRLVISCAQDWQRSQARHAHDEMPEVEHAGELSPAEDRIYLTQLLEQLGELGEGMKETALLVHAEGMSHAEAGVVLGVSESTISWRLHTIRKHMSKSEARQGSNR